In Hemitrygon akajei unplaced genomic scaffold, sHemAka1.3 Scf000078, whole genome shotgun sequence, a genomic segment contains:
- the LOC140722496 gene encoding uncharacterized protein, whose product MDKVWNVLKRILPGGSSREDDRDTGSKVPTQGQIESDVPMECGSAAENEEKIQSRDSDVRDTDPDPGTGTSEATVCQPRDSDVRDTDQDPGTSTSEATTCQPRDSDVRDTDQDPGTGTSEATACQPRDSDVRDTDQDPGTGTSEATVCQLGSSLNTELSSPQEEAEPEFTISDLLAQGEKYRLYQLTKFYRDRLKQAIEEKVERLGWMLTKEGHFSREENEKVTELTEKGNRAESSRLFLSLVMDKGSQARRAMWESFLMWRTELPKLDRILREIQELGPDPQEYMNIGQGLSELPTQLIVFAIGDLRNRY is encoded by the exons atggacaaag TATGGAACGTACTGAAGAGGATTTTACCAGGCGGATCATCAAGGGAAGATGATCGGGACACGGGAAGCAAGGTACCAAcgcagggtcagattgagagcgaTGTCCCAATGGAATGCGGTTCGGCCGCAgagaatgaggagaaaattcagtccagagacagtgacgtcagagacactgatccggaccctggaaccggcacaagtgaggcaactgtctgtcagcccagagacagtgacgtcagagacaccgatcaggaccctggaaccagcacaagtgaggcgactacctgtcagcccagagacagtgacgtcagagacaccgatcaggaccctggaaccggcacaagtgaggcgactgcctgtcagcccagagacagtgacgtcagagacaccgatcaggaccctggaaccggcacaagtgaggcgactgtctgtcaACTCGGAAGCTCATTGAACACAGAACTGTCAAGTCCCCAAGAAGAAGCGG agccagagtttacaatctccgacctcctggcacagggggagaaatatcgactgtaccaactgacaaagttctacagggacagactcaaacaagcaattgaagaaaaggttgagagattgggttggatgttgacaaaggagggacatttcagtagagaagaaaatgag aaagtcactgaactgacagagaagggaaaccgggcagagagttccagactcttcctcagtttggtgatggaCAAAGGCTCCcaggcccggagggcgatgtgggaatcctttctgatgtggaggactgaattaccgaagttggacagaatactgagggaaatacaggaactcg gtcctgatccacaggaatacatgaaTATCGGCCAAGGTTTATCGGAATTACCCACTCAGCTGATCG tgtttgctattggtgaccTGAGAAACAGATACTAg